The Eublepharis macularius isolate TG4126 chromosome 7, MPM_Emac_v1.0, whole genome shotgun sequence sequence CTTGCTCAAGGCAGGTCAAAAACAACACTAAAATAACAAGAACAATGACATGAAGACTAAGCCATATAAGCAAAGTACAGGCATTAAAATAGTCTTTTGTCAGGCTTATAGATAGAGACCATTTGTTTGTCTGGACCTTAAAATGAGATGAATACTTAATTGATAGCATCAATCTGATTCATATCACAAAATGCTTTCAAAGATTAAATGGTTTCAAATGGTTAAACAAATGTTAACATAAGGTCTTCTGGTTATTAGCCTTAGATGTGTGTGGTTTTTGTGTGACAAGTAAAGATAATGAAAAAGTGTATCTAGTATAGATACTGGATAAGGACATGTGTTCAAATTATTCCTAGATAAACCCACTACTACTCCAAAAAAGGGCTTTATAGGAAAAGGAAAAGATATTACTACCAAGCACGATGAAGTTGTATGTGGAAGAAAAAACACTGCTCGGATGGAAAATGTAAGTTCTGCACTAAGCTAGTTGAGTCCAATCAGTTGTAGTGGAAGGAATACATAAAGTGGCACTGACCCATTGTGCTCTGTGTTACAGTTTCCCACAATTATCCAATAACCAGTGCAGATATTTCTCTTTAAACCTCTTCTTTGCTGTTATTTTAAAACTACTCTCTTGGCTGTTGGGGAGCATTTCCTTCCAGCATACAGCTAGTATATCTCACTAGCATAGCTAATTCCAGGGTTTCATCAAGAACTCACTCTAGTTTTGTGATATAGTCTTTCCCACCATATTACTTTTATCAGCGAGAAAACCAACTTAGTAGAAATAGAATTGGACTTGGACAAACTTGAAAAATCTGGGTACAAGTTCACAGAGCTCATCAGAGTGGCCCTGAGCTAAGTCACTGTCAACATAAACTTCCTCTTTGGATGGTTTAGTAATATGTCTGCTGTCTGAGCTCTTTGTAGGAAGGGCAAAATAGAAATAATCACATCAGTAAGTATATTAATACTGGTTCAGACAAATGCTTTTCAGATGCTTTTGAAAACATGACCTCAGTCTTTGTATTTCACCTGTCTTTGCAGTTTGCTCCCGAGTTTCAGGTTGGAGATGGAATTGGTATGGATCTAAAACTATCCAATCACGTCTTCAATGccttaaaacagcatgcatactcTGAGGAACGTCGTAGTGCCAGGCTACATGAGAAGAAGGAACATTCTACTGCTGTATGTCTTAATTACTATTTGACATTGaaacaaaatggggaaaattGCAGTTTTACAGGGCTATAACGCTTGGCACAAATTAATACTGTACCGATATCTGAGAATCATCATCCAAGCTGCCCTGTGACACATTATTATAGAATATTTTTAACAGGCTAGTAaatttgctttgttttgcaaggCTAACTTTTTGTTACTTTATTGACAGTTGGAGTACTGCACCCTACATTGTAGTATAAATTAATGGAATTATGTTTATGGAAAATAGCGAATAAATCGGAGGTATTCTGTAGTTTACTGCCTTTAACCTTCCTTAGGCATCCTCATCAGTCatccattaaggaaaacagtaGATCCTTTTCAGCAGTTCATGCAGAAAAGCTGAACATAACATGTAGTTTCAGCTAAGATATGGAACATTTGTATCATTATCTCTGATTTTATATGTAGCATTCCTTGAGAGATACGACACCTGAGCTATGTTGTGTTTCTGCTCTTAATGTGTATGTAGCGTATGTAAGAAGTAATCAGTGGAGAAAATCCTGCAAAGGATGATTTTCAAGCACCTCACAGAACTGGTCTTGACATTTTTGCAGTTAATCAAAAATATTGTCAGTTGAAATAAACTGACCAGGAGACATAATAAAATATCTAAACATTCAGAAACATTGTATTCTGTTGATAATAGTATCAGACTTGATCTCTTTTCCCCCTTGGGCAGGAGAAAGCAGTAGATCCTAAAACACGCTTACTTCTGTACAAGATGGTCAATTCTGGAATGCTGGAGACCATCACTGGCTGTATAAGCACTGGGAAAGAGTCTGTTGTATTTCATGCCAATGGAGGAAGGTATGACTTTTTTATGTGGTCGTGGTATATAAATTGTGTGTGAAACTGGGAGCAGCTGTAGAGAAGCAGGGAATATGGAATACATTGGTTTCTGTTTTCTATTTTACAGTAGTTAAATAGCAGAGTCCAAAAATTCCCGGGCTCCCCCTCCCACTTTCAAATATGTTATAGATATATATGCCTatgtggtgtattggttagatACTAGGATTGGAAAGACTGAGCTTCAAATCTTACTCAGCCCTGAGCTTACTCTAGATCAGTCACTTTCTCTTATCCTACCTTAGTTCCCAGGGTTGTTATGGAGGAAAATAAGGAAGGGAGAAATCACATATGCAAGAGCTGCTCAGAATCAAAACTGCTCTTACCTTTCACTGCCTCTCATTATTACCACTGAAGACTTTAATGGCTGAAATGTGGATTGTCTGGTGATTATAGAGTTGGATATGGCTGTTTGAAAGTGATCTGTATGAAATCATTCTTTATTATTatcttgtttgttgtttgtattacACAAGGAGAAGAAGGTGCCATAATTAGGTGCTATATATATAGCCATTATTTTAATTCTATGATTTTATTCTCTTATGTTCTATTAAATTTTTTATCAGTTTTCACTTTCTGTATTAacttttatattttattcattttggtttgttttttctcaACTTTTTGTTTACCTAATTCATTTAGAGTTGAGTCGttttcccttcattttttttcttgttatttaAATAATACTGCATATGAAATTTCTTATCATCTGTGCTGCTTCTGTTTTACTGATTGGTTTAAACTCATTGTTTGCTCATATCtaaaatgcttttattttttctaaagtATGGGAGATGATGCCAAACCTGTGCCTTCAGAATGTGCCATAAAAGTATTTAAGACAACACTTAATGAATTTAAGAATCGTGATAAGTATATCAAGGATGACTATAGGTTTAAAGACCGTTTCAGCAAACTGAATCCACGAAAGATAATCCGTATGTGGGCTGAAAAAGAAATGCACAACTTAACAAGGTATAGAAATGCTTGGTATAAATATGTTGTAGTACTTTTTTCTTCAAGATCAAGTCTTGAAGCCTAGCTTAATTTGACTGTTTATCTTGTATGGAATCACATTGTCTTTTCTATGTGATTTTGTAAAATAATTCCTCACTGAATTTGTATGATGCTATGCTATAGGCAACTGCTATTTTACTTTAAGCATCTCTTTTGAGGACACAGTCAGTACTTGAATTCAAGACAATTTTTTCGAGTCCACACAGGTCTGATAACACCGCTGAtataatcaataaataacaatacattattttttaaaatgcattaacTTCTGGTCAAATGCTTTTCTGTTTTCTACAGAATGCGGAAGGCAGGCATTCCTTGCCCAGAAGTGGTTACCCTTAAAAAACATGTTTTGGTCATGTCTTTCATTGGTCAGGATCAAGTGCCAGCTCCTAAACTAAAAGAAGTAAAACTCAATAGCGAAGACATGAAAAAGGCCTACTACCAAGTTCTTCATGTAAGATCAGTGTTACTAATGACTTCCTTTTTATAATTCAGCTTGTATTCAGACCAGGATCTTCTGGACCCTTAACAGCAGCACTAGGGGGCATTTTGAACAAGAAAATTAAGGCAGAAGTCCTTATGCCCAATAAAAAAACTCAAGTGAAAGTGAAGACTGCTTTTAAAATTACTGTCTTTGATCTGTATTAGCTGAAAAAAATCAGAACGACTTAATTAATTGAAGTACGTGTGAGATCAAAGAACCATTCAACACAAAGGTTCACATTCTTTAGCCCACTGGTTTTCTCCTTGCTTTCTTTCCCATAGTCTGATACTATCATTTCTGTTAAGCATTTTCTGAGTGTATCATACATTTTAACAGTTTTTTAGTTTGACTGAAGAATTCCTTGAATAATCACTTGTTTCCTTCTAGATGATGCAGCAGTTATATAAAGAGTGCAGTCTAGTTCATGCTGACCTGAGCGAATACAACATGTTATGGCATGGTGGACAGGTGAGCATATTCTAAAGGAAGGAAAGTTAATTGTCTACGTGTTCTCATCTAAATATAACTTCTAATGTTTACCTTAGGTCTGGTTAATTGATGTGAGTCAGTCTGTGGAACCAACCCATCCACATGGACTTGAGTTCTTGTTCAGAGATTGCAGGAATGTTTCACAGGTAAGAAATCTGATAACTGTGGTGTTCTGTGATAGAACCTGTGCTGTTGCATCACTTGTGTTTTGtatatacaaaaaattattttcaaattatgAGTTAGCATTTGCTTCACCATATATCTTAGCAATAATTCTAGGTAAAAAAAGAAGGAAGTTGCAAATTTGTCTTTCAGGGATCACAGTGAAAATCTAATTGAGTAATTAGCTTTCTTGACATCTAGTGATTCcgcgcacgttggataatgcacttccaatcctctttatagatcatttggaatggatttttttgtgtgtgggacaaaaaatccacctcaaacgattgataaagtgcattgaaagtgcattatccaacgtgtacgtTATCAGCCATCATGGTGTTTCTCTTAAAACATATATGCAAACAACATAGTCATGGTAATAAACTTAGAAAGTCAGGGTATTTTTGTAATACTCCCTAAGCATATCTTGGTTCAAGGTCCTGACCTTAATCCGAAGATGTACAGAGAGAGCCCCCTCCCTGAAGATACGCAAGTTTTCTTGCAaacaggtctcaggcagaggacaGTGAAGGAGGCAGCTATAGGCTCAAAAACTTTTGTAAAAGTTTTGTTGTGTGACTAGAATAATAGCCATctcagagaaaagggagggggtgcCCGTGGTGGTAGAAGATCCTGTGTTAAGTTCTTGTTATGTCTAATTAAAAGGAAATAGTAGGTATTTAGAAAGTCCTTTCTTTGCCTAAGAACTGCTGTCAGTCAGACTGAACAATGCTTTGCCTTACTAAAAGACAGCATCATATGCACATATAACtgctaaacttaaaaaaaaatgatagcaGGATTATAAAATATGGTACACTTACATGAATGATGGGAAACaaaatttctctttaattaaagtTCTTCCAGAAGAATGGTGTATCTGAAGCACTCAGTGACCGAGAGCTCTTCAGTGTGGTCTCAGGTTTAAATTTTACAGCAGACAATGATGCAGACTTCTTAGCTGAGGTAAGGGTGTGCAAGcgtgttgggggaagggggtaAAGGATTTGTTTTTGTCACTTTAGGGGGGAAAACCTTGCAAACTGGTAGTCATTTGAATGGACAGTTGTCAAAAATGTTGGTTTTGTTCCGTGGAATAATTGTAATAATTTATTTACAGAAATGTATATGCAGCCCCTCCAGAGACCCACTCAAGGCAGCTGAATTATCTGTATATATTATCTATATACAAACAAGACATCAAAACGTTATAGAAACTAAAATTATACCGATAACCTAGTGTAGAAGTAGGTGATGAAAATAGCACTTCACTTCTGCTGGCAGGGACATGTAGCACAGGGTTTGGGAAGAGAATCAACTGATGGATTGGACACAAAAGGAGGTGAGCCTTCAGGCACCTAGCATCAGACCATTTAGGGCCTTAGG is a genomic window containing:
- the RIOK3 gene encoding serine/threonine-protein kinase RIO3; protein product: MDPVRVAAVTPPVEASQGPAWSQSKCPWGAPKNTTISCSLADVMSEQLAKELQLEEENAAFPEVVSVVEGPFITGENVDTSSDLMLAQMLQMEFDREYDAQLRREEKKFNGDSKVSISFENYRKVHPFEDSDSSEDEVDWQDTRHDPYRADKPTTTPKKGFIGKGKDITTKHDEVVCGRKNTARMENFAPEFQVGDGIGMDLKLSNHVFNALKQHAYSEERRSARLHEKKEHSTAEKAVDPKTRLLLYKMVNSGMLETITGCISTGKESVVFHANGGSMGDDAKPVPSECAIKVFKTTLNEFKNRDKYIKDDYRFKDRFSKLNPRKIIRMWAEKEMHNLTRMRKAGIPCPEVVTLKKHVLVMSFIGQDQVPAPKLKEVKLNSEDMKKAYYQVLHMMQQLYKECSLVHADLSEYNMLWHGGQVWLIDVSQSVEPTHPHGLEFLFRDCRNVSQFFQKNGVSEALSDRELFSVVSGLNFTADNDADFLAEIEALEKINEDHIQNHGKKVSSFSSGEEDPPTFCNK